One Pararge aegeria chromosome 4, ilParAegt1.1, whole genome shotgun sequence DNA segment encodes these proteins:
- the LOC120637686 gene encoding DNA-directed RNA polymerase II subunit RPB9, which translates to MNINRKDGGPGYVGIQFCQECNNMLYPREDKNNKVLLYACRNCDYKQLADSNCVYVNKIMHEVDELTHINPDVVSDPTLPRTKDHMCPKCNHREAVFFQGQTRRAEEEMRLYYVCTSCKHRWTE; encoded by the coding sequence ATGAATATCAATAGAAAGGACGGAGGTCCGGGCTACGTCGGCATACAATTTTGTCAAGAGTGCAACAACATGCTTTACCCGCGCGAggataaaaacaataaagttcTGTTGTACGCCTGCAGAAATTGTGATTACAAGCAACTGGCGGACTCAAACTGCGTGTACGTGAACAAAATAATGCACGAAGTCGACGAGCTGACTCACATAAATCCGGACGTTGTGAGCGATCCAACGTTACCCCGCACGAAGGATCATATGTGTCCAAAATGCAACCATAGAGAGGCGGTATTCTTCCAGGGGCAGACAAGACGAGCTGAAGAAGAAATGAGGCTGTACTATGTGTGTACCAGCTGTAAGCATAGGTGGACTGAGTGA